AGATACGATGAAATCGTGAAGGAAGTGTCGTCCTACCTGAAGAAGGTCGGATACAATCCTGACAAGATCCCCTTTGTCCCCATCTCTGGTTTTGAGGGTGACAACATGATTGAGAGGTCCACCAACCTTGATTGGTACAAGGGTCCAACCCTTCTTGAGGCCCTTGACTTGATCAATGAGCCCAAGCGCCCATCGGATAAGCCCCTCCGTCTGCCACTCCAGGACGTCTACAAGATTGGTGGTATTGGAACCGTCCCTGTTGGTCGTGTTGAGACTGGTGTCCTGAAGCCCGGCATGGTCGTCACCTTCGGTCCCACTGGACTTACTACTGAAGTTAAGTCTGTTGAGATGCACCATGAAGCTCTCCAGGAGGCTCTCCCAGGTGATAATGTCGGTTTTAACGTCAAGAACGTTGCAGTCAAGGATCTTAAGCGTGGTTTTGTTGCCTCCAACTCCAAGGATGATCCTGCGAAAGAGGCTGCCAACTTCACTTCTCAGGTCATCATCATGAACCACCCTGGTCAGATCGGCAACGGCTATGCTCCGGTGCTCGACTGCCACACCTCCCACATTGCAGTGAAGTTTGCAGAGATCCTGACCAAGATCGACCGTCGCTCTGGTAAGGAGCTCGAGAAGGAGCCCAAATTTTTGAAGAACGGTGATGCTGGATTCGTAAAGATGATTCCCACCAAGCC
This window of the Nymphaea colorata isolate Beijing-Zhang1983 chromosome 2, ASM883128v2, whole genome shotgun sequence genome carries:
- the LOC116249176 gene encoding elongation factor 1-alpha, with translation MGKEKVHINIVVIGHVDSGKSTTTGHLIYKLGGIDKRVIERFEKEAAEMNKRSFKYAWVLDKLKAERERGITIDIALWKFETTKYYCTVIDAPGHRDFIKNMITGTSQADCAVLIIDSTTGGFEAGISKDGQTREHALLAFTLGVKQMICCCNKMDATTPKYSKARYDEIVKEVSSYLKKVGYNPDKIPFVPISGFEGDNMIERSTNLDWYKGPTLLEALDLINEPKRPSDKPLRLPLQDVYKIGGIGTVPVGRVETGVLKPGMVVTFGPTGLTTEVKSVEMHHEALQEALPGDNVGFNVKNVAVKDLKRGFVASNSKDDPAKEAANFTSQVIIMNHPGQIGNGYAPVLDCHTSHIAVKFAEILTKIDRRSGKELEKEPKFLKNGDAGFVKMIPTKPMVVETFSEYPPLGRFAVRDMRQTVAVGVIKSVEKKDPSGAKVTKSAAKKK